The proteins below come from a single Streptomyces sp. MRC013 genomic window:
- a CDS encoding TetR/AcrR family transcriptional regulator, whose amino-acid sequence MAAAADRDTKRPARTSVWLDGKAAAPRGRRAGGDQPSGLDRVRITAATVRLLDAEGLAKFSMRRLATELNVTAMSLYWYVDSKDDLLELASDAVVGEVVLPDLDGDPDADWRDQLRGLAQGYRALLVRHPWLSPLMGRFLNIGPNWSGLSLCVLRLIRRTGLPPERRAGGIAAVFQFVYGFGTIEGHFRERCAEAGLSQDEYFTRAMGAIDGRPETARVMDSAREVAEARGGGTVEDMRDRDFAFAVELLISGIEAQGGR is encoded by the coding sequence ATGGCGGCGGCAGCCGACCGCGACACGAAGCGTCCGGCGCGTACGAGCGTCTGGCTGGACGGCAAGGCGGCGGCGCCGCGCGGCCGCAGGGCGGGCGGCGACCAGCCGTCCGGTCTGGACCGCGTGCGGATCACGGCGGCGACGGTGCGGCTGCTGGACGCGGAGGGCCTGGCGAAGTTCTCCATGCGCCGGCTGGCGACCGAGCTGAACGTCACCGCGATGTCGCTCTACTGGTACGTCGACTCCAAGGACGACCTGCTGGAGCTGGCGAGCGACGCGGTGGTGGGCGAGGTCGTCCTCCCGGACCTGGACGGGGACCCGGACGCCGACTGGCGCGACCAGTTGCGCGGCCTCGCCCAGGGCTACCGCGCCCTGCTGGTCCGCCACCCGTGGCTGTCGCCGCTGATGGGCCGCTTCCTCAACATCGGACCGAACTGGTCGGGACTGTCCCTGTGCGTCCTGCGGCTGATCCGCCGGACGGGCCTGCCGCCCGAGCGCCGGGCGGGCGGCATCGCGGCGGTCTTCCAGTTCGTGTACGGCTTCGGCACGATCGAGGGTCACTTCCGCGAGCGCTGCGCGGAGGCGGGCCTGAGCCAGGACGAGTACTTCACCCGCGCCATGGGCGCCATCGACGGCCGGCCGGAGACGGCCCGCGTCATGGATTCGGCGCGGGAGGTGGCGGAGGCGCGCGGCGGCGGGACGGTCGAGGACATGCGCGACCGCGACTTCGCGTTCGCCGTGGAGCTGCTGATCTCGGGCATCGAGGCCCAGGGGGGACGCTAG
- a CDS encoding RNA polymerase sigma factor SigF: MSAEQGSSKVLTLTQSEPAALPDSSEAIDTRTLSRSLFLRLRALEAAGAAADSPERTYVRDTLIELNLPLVRYAAARFRSRNEPMEDIVQVGTIGLIKAIDRFDCERGVEFPTFAMPTVVGEIKRFFRDTSWSVRVPRRLQELRLALTRAGDELAQKLDRSPTVPELAAVLGVSEEDVVDGLAVGNAYTASSLDSPSPEEDGGEGSLADRLGYEDSALEGVEYRESLKPLLARLPARERQIIMLRFFANMTQSQIGEEVGISQMHVSRLLTRTLSQLREGLISD, encoded by the coding sequence ATGTCCGCAGAACAGGGCAGCTCGAAGGTTCTCACGCTGACGCAGAGCGAGCCGGCCGCGCTTCCCGACTCCTCGGAAGCCATCGACACGCGCACGCTCTCCCGCTCCCTGTTCCTCCGCCTCCGCGCGCTGGAAGCCGCGGGCGCGGCGGCGGACAGCCCGGAGCGGACGTACGTGCGCGACACGCTCATCGAACTCAACCTGCCGCTCGTCCGGTACGCGGCCGCCCGCTTCCGCTCCCGCAACGAGCCCATGGAGGACATCGTCCAGGTCGGCACGATCGGGCTGATCAAGGCGATCGACCGGTTCGACTGCGAACGGGGGGTGGAGTTCCCGACGTTCGCGATGCCGACGGTCGTCGGGGAGATCAAGCGCTTCTTCCGCGACACCTCCTGGTCGGTGCGGGTGCCGCGCCGCCTCCAGGAGCTGCGGCTGGCGCTGACGAGGGCCGGCGACGAGCTGGCGCAGAAGCTCGACCGCTCCCCGACCGTGCCCGAACTCGCCGCGGTCCTGGGGGTGTCGGAGGAGGACGTCGTCGACGGCCTCGCCGTGGGGAACGCCTACACCGCGTCCTCGCTCGACTCGCCGTCGCCGGAGGAGGACGGTGGAGAGGGCTCCCTGGCGGACCGCCTCGGCTACGAGGACAGCGCGCTCGAGGGCGTCGAGTACCGGGAGTCGCTGAAGCCGCTGCTGGCCAGGCTTCCCGCACGGGAGCGGCAGATCATCATGCTGCGCTTCTTCGCCAACATGACGCAGTCCCAGATCGGCGAGGAGGTCGGCATCTCGCAGATGCACGTCTCGCGCCTGCTGACGCGCACGCTGTCGCAGCTGCGCGAGGGCCTCATCTCGGACTGA
- a CDS encoding MFS transporter — MTATTAENPNPAATSGGHPQRWLILGVICLAQLTVLLDNTVLNVAIPSLTRELDASTADVQWMINAYALVQSGLLLTAGNAADRYGRKRMLLTGLALFGLGSLAAGLAQSSTQLIAARAGMGVGGALLMTTTLAVVVQIFDDTERIKAIAIWSTVSSLGFAAGPLLGGFVLDHFWWGAIFLINLPVAALGLVAVAVLVPESRHKQGDRPDLLGAALSTAGMTALVYAIINGPEHGWLSVHVLVSASFGLLVTGAFAFWELRTPYPMLDVHFFRNQRFVGAVAGTVLVAFGMTGSLFLLTQHLQFVLGYGPLDAGLRTAPLALTVVVLNLSGAGARLVTRLGTPATIALGMALVSGGLASIALLGSRGYGGLLLGLVVMGAGVSLSMPAMANAIMSAIPPEKAGVGAGINGTLAEFGNGLGVAVLGAVLNARFAALAPVAAASLPAALAAAGGPAERARVADAFAAGLETSQLVGAAAVLAGGLLAALLLRRAERGGDTPA; from the coding sequence TTGACGGCGACGACCGCCGAGAACCCGAATCCCGCCGCCACCTCCGGCGGCCACCCGCAGCGCTGGTTGATCCTCGGCGTCATCTGTCTCGCCCAGCTGACCGTGCTGCTCGACAACACCGTCCTGAACGTGGCCATCCCGTCCCTCACCCGGGAGCTGGACGCCTCGACCGCCGACGTCCAGTGGATGATCAACGCGTACGCGCTCGTCCAGTCAGGCCTCCTCCTCACCGCCGGCAACGCCGCCGACCGTTACGGCCGCAAGCGCATGCTGCTCACCGGTCTGGCGCTGTTCGGTCTCGGCTCGCTCGCCGCCGGCCTCGCGCAGAGTTCCACCCAGCTGATCGCTGCCCGCGCCGGCATGGGGGTCGGCGGGGCGCTGCTGATGACCACCACCCTCGCGGTCGTCGTCCAGATCTTCGACGACACCGAGCGGATCAAGGCCATCGCCATCTGGTCGACCGTCAGCTCGCTCGGCTTCGCCGCCGGTCCGCTCCTCGGCGGCTTCGTGCTCGACCACTTCTGGTGGGGCGCGATCTTCCTGATCAACCTGCCGGTCGCGGCGCTCGGCCTGGTCGCCGTCGCCGTCCTCGTACCGGAGTCCCGGCACAAGCAGGGCGACCGGCCGGACCTGCTCGGCGCGGCGCTGTCCACGGCCGGCATGACCGCCCTGGTGTACGCGATCATCAACGGTCCCGAGCACGGCTGGCTCTCCGTCCACGTGCTGGTGTCGGCGTCGTTTGGCCTCCTCGTGACGGGGGCGTTCGCATTCTGGGAGCTGCGCACCCCGTACCCGATGCTGGACGTGCACTTCTTCCGCAACCAGCGCTTCGTCGGCGCCGTCGCGGGCACGGTCCTCGTCGCCTTCGGCATGACCGGGTCGCTGTTCCTGCTCACCCAGCACCTGCAGTTCGTCCTCGGGTACGGCCCGCTCGACGCGGGCCTGCGGACGGCGCCGCTCGCGCTGACCGTCGTGGTGCTCAACCTGAGCGGCGCCGGGGCCCGCCTGGTCACCAGGCTGGGCACCCCCGCCACGATCGCCCTCGGCATGGCCCTCGTCTCGGGCGGCCTCGCCTCGATCGCGCTCCTCGGCTCCCGCGGCTACGGCGGGCTGCTGCTCGGCCTGGTCGTCATGGGCGCGGGCGTCTCCCTGTCGATGCCGGCCATGGCCAACGCCATCATGAGCGCGATCCCGCCGGAGAAGGCGGGCGTCGGCGCGGGGATCAACGGCACCCTCGCGGAGTTCGGCAACGGCCTCGGCGTCGCCGTGCTCGGAGCCGTGCTGAACGCCCGGTTCGCGGCGCTCGCCCCGGTGGCGGCCGCGTCCCTGCCGGCGGCGCTGGCGGCGGCCGGCGGGCCGGCGGAGCGCGCGCGGGTGGCGGACGCCTTCGCGGCGGGGCTGGAGACCAGCCAACTCGTCGGCGCGGCCGCGGTCCTGGCGGGCGGCCTGCTCGCGGCGCTGCTGCTGCGCCGCGCGGAGCGGGGCGGCGACACCCCGGCATAG
- a CDS encoding RNA polymerase sigma factor SigF, whose protein sequence is MPASTTPHQVPPQNEPQNEPARASGPAPEQDARIRRNADTRALTQVLFGELKKLERGTPEHTRVRSALIEANLPLVRYAAARFRSRNEPMEDVVQVGTIGLINAIDRFDPDRGVQFPTFAMPTVVGEIKRYFRDNVRTVHVPRRLHELWVQVNGATEDLTTLHGRSPTTAEIAERLKISEEEVLSCIEAGRSYHATSLEAAQEGDGLPGLLDRLGYEDPALAGVEHRDLVRHLLVQLPEREQRILMLRYYRNLTQSQISQELGVSQMHVSRLLARSFARLRSANRIDA, encoded by the coding sequence GTGCCGGCCAGTACCACGCCTCACCAGGTGCCACCCCAGAACGAGCCGCAGAACGAGCCCGCCAGGGCCTCCGGGCCCGCCCCCGAGCAGGACGCCCGCATCCGCAGGAACGCCGACACCCGAGCGCTCACCCAGGTCCTCTTCGGCGAGCTGAAGAAGCTGGAGCGCGGCACCCCCGAGCACACCCGCGTCCGCTCCGCCCTCATCGAGGCGAACCTGCCGCTCGTCCGGTACGCGGCCGCCCGCTTCCGCTCCCGCAACGAGCCCATGGAAGACGTCGTCCAGGTCGGCACGATCGGGCTGATCAACGCCATCGACCGGTTCGACCCCGATCGCGGCGTGCAGTTCCCGACCTTCGCGATGCCCACGGTCGTCGGCGAGATCAAACGGTACTTCCGCGACAACGTCCGCACGGTCCACGTCCCCCGCCGACTGCACGAGCTGTGGGTGCAGGTCAACGGCGCCACCGAGGACCTGACCACCCTCCACGGCCGGTCGCCCACGACCGCGGAGATCGCCGAGCGGCTGAAGATCTCCGAGGAGGAGGTCCTGTCCTGCATCGAGGCCGGGCGCTCGTACCACGCGACGTCGCTGGAGGCGGCCCAGGAGGGCGACGGGCTGCCTGGCCTGCTCGACCGGCTCGGCTACGAGGATCCGGCGCTCGCCGGCGTCGAACACCGCGACCTGGTGCGGCACCTCCTGGTCCAACTGCCCGAACGCGAGCAGCGGATCCTGATGCTCCGTTACTACCGGAACCTGACGCAGTCCCAGATCAGTCAGGAGCTCGGAGTCTCCCAGATGCACGTGTCGAGGCTCCTGGCCCGCAGTTTCGCCCGCCTGAGATCTGCAAACAGAATCGACGCGTAA